A genome region from Mycobacterium florentinum includes the following:
- a CDS encoding TIGR03621 family F420-dependent LLM class oxidoreductase, translating into MDRPPFRFGVQATNASGGREWRDTVRKVEDLGYSTLFLADHYLGPGPAQRAARTPRQDLAPIAAMAAAAAHTETLRIGCRVFCIDYHVPAVLAKEAATLDLLSDGRLELGIGAGWSDVEYAAMGLEFDRPGRRIAKLAEVIALIKAHWLGEELDCSGEFVHVRGYAGRPRPVQRPHPPIMIGGGGQRVLSLAGREADIVSISSVPFVARDADGLDPQQVAERRIGFVQEAAGDRYRKLDVESSPYFTEITGDPETALADIAKTTSISAELLRDHPNVLIGTPESVGELLRSRRESLGVNYVTVQQSQIESFAPVVALLHGR; encoded by the coding sequence ATGGACCGGCCTCCGTTTCGCTTCGGGGTACAAGCGACCAACGCCTCCGGCGGGCGCGAGTGGCGCGACACCGTGCGAAAAGTCGAAGATCTCGGCTATTCAACGCTTTTCCTCGCCGATCACTATCTCGGCCCGGGCCCCGCGCAGCGCGCCGCCCGCACTCCTCGCCAAGATCTTGCGCCGATCGCGGCGATGGCGGCGGCGGCCGCCCACACCGAGACGTTGCGCATCGGCTGCCGGGTTTTCTGCATCGACTATCACGTGCCGGCGGTGCTGGCCAAGGAAGCCGCGACACTCGACCTGCTCTCCGACGGTCGCCTGGAGCTGGGCATCGGAGCCGGCTGGAGCGACGTCGAATACGCCGCGATGGGGCTCGAATTCGACCGCCCGGGGCGCCGAATCGCCAAGCTGGCCGAGGTCATCGCGCTCATCAAGGCGCACTGGCTCGGTGAAGAACTGGACTGCTCGGGCGAGTTCGTTCACGTGCGCGGGTACGCGGGACGGCCGCGGCCGGTGCAACGGCCGCATCCGCCGATCATGATCGGCGGCGGTGGACAGCGCGTGCTCTCGCTCGCCGGCCGCGAGGCCGACATCGTCAGCATCTCGAGCGTGCCGTTCGTGGCGCGCGATGCCGACGGCCTGGATCCGCAGCAGGTCGCCGAGCGCCGAATCGGCTTCGTACAAGAGGCGGCCGGTGACCGCTATCGGAAACTCGACGTCGAAAGTTCCCCGTACTTCACCGAAATCACGGGCGACCCCGAGACGGCGTTGGCCGACATCGCGAAAACGACGAGCATCTCGGCCGAGTTGCTGCGCGACCATCCCAACGTTCTGATCGGCACGCCGGAAAGCGTCGGGGAATTGCTCCGTTCACGCCGCGAAAGCCTGGGCGTCAACTACGTCACGGTCCAGCAGTCGCAGATCGAATCCTTCGCACCGGTGGTGGCCTTGCTGCACGGCCGCTGA
- a CDS encoding enoyl-CoA hydratase/isomerase family protein, translated as MAKRTRFAEYQNSYANYRFELTDDGILFMQCHTDGDSLVWSWKAHDEMSDAFADIAGDREIKVLIHTGTGENYNANWGRLPNGEPPEQPIYQAMPNDRGTHKLDEKAWYARHLIFNVLDVDVPMISAVNGPCNMHSEVPIMGDIVLASEDAYFQDASHFPRGQVPGDGQHVIWSVLAGHNRARYFLLTGQKLSAQEAKEWGVVNEVLPKDKLLDRAWEHARELIKRPPLTLRYTRQLFTNPLKRAFVNELGHGLGRETYAQRVFFPFGGEMAPLDRPWDQEPWSTTANGGQHSEGVPL; from the coding sequence ATGGCCAAGCGGACGCGATTTGCCGAGTACCAGAACAGCTATGCCAACTACCGGTTCGAACTCACCGACGACGGAATCCTGTTCATGCAGTGCCACACCGACGGTGACAGCCTGGTGTGGAGCTGGAAGGCACACGACGAGATGTCGGACGCGTTCGCCGACATCGCGGGCGATCGTGAGATCAAGGTGCTCATCCACACCGGCACCGGCGAGAACTACAACGCCAACTGGGGTCGCCTGCCCAACGGCGAACCGCCCGAGCAGCCCATTTATCAGGCCATGCCCAACGACCGCGGGACGCATAAGCTCGACGAGAAAGCTTGGTATGCCAGGCATCTCATCTTCAATGTGCTCGACGTCGACGTTCCGATGATCAGCGCGGTCAATGGTCCGTGCAACATGCACTCCGAGGTGCCGATCATGGGCGACATCGTGCTGGCCTCCGAGGACGCCTACTTCCAGGACGCCTCCCACTTCCCGCGCGGCCAGGTGCCCGGCGACGGTCAGCACGTGATCTGGAGTGTGCTCGCCGGGCACAACCGCGCGCGCTACTTCCTGCTCACGGGTCAGAAGCTCAGCGCGCAGGAGGCCAAGGAGTGGGGCGTCGTCAACGAGGTGCTGCCCAAGGACAAGCTGCTCGACCGAGCCTGGGAGCATGCCCGTGAACTGATCAAGCGACCGCCGCTGACCCTGCGGTACACGCGACAGCTGTTCACCAACCCGCTCAAGCGAGCCTTCGTCAACGAACTCGGCCACGGCTTGGGCCGCGAGACCTACGCCCAGCGCGTGTTCTTCCCCTTCGGCGGCGAGATGGCGCCGCTGGACCGGCCATGGGACCAAGAGCCTTGGTCCACAACGGCAAACGGCGGTCAGCACAGCGAAGGAGTCCCCTTGTGA
- a CDS encoding aldehyde dehydrogenase, with the protein MYDRDQLFIDGKWAAPASGQDSISVVSPHSEAVIGHAVSAGPADVDRAVEAARAAFDTGPWPRMQPAERIEAITRLAGIYNERRADMATLISAEIGAPISFAKRAQVRLPLTMMSAFCTFAADYEWCQERSGLYGKNIRIRKAPVGVVAAVVPWNMPQFLTVTKVAPALLAGCSVVLKPAPESALDAQLLADLVAAADLPPGVFNVLPGGREVGELLVRHPGVDKVSFTGSTAAGRQVALACADGLKQVSLELGGKSAAIVLDDADAAAAATGIQMASLANSGQVCNALSRILVPEKRTDEFVDALAAGMASMTVGDPADPNTQIGPLVAQRQQERVRGYIESGKSEGAQLVTGGADMPDGLDTGWYVRPTLFSDATNDMRIAREEIFGPVLTVISYRDEDDAIRIANDSEYGLAGSVFTADVERGHGVAARVRSGTFGVNEGYIMDPAAPFGGVKNSGYGRELGTEGIDSYTVSQSISTAASS; encoded by the coding sequence ATGTACGACAGGGACCAACTCTTCATCGACGGGAAGTGGGCGGCCCCTGCTTCGGGCCAGGATTCCATCTCGGTGGTCTCCCCGCACAGTGAGGCCGTCATCGGCCACGCGGTAAGTGCCGGCCCCGCGGACGTCGACCGCGCGGTCGAGGCCGCCCGGGCCGCTTTCGACACCGGCCCGTGGCCACGCATGCAACCGGCGGAGCGCATCGAGGCCATCACCCGGCTGGCCGGGATCTACAACGAGCGGCGAGCCGATATGGCCACGTTGATCTCGGCCGAAATCGGGGCTCCGATCAGCTTCGCCAAAAGGGCACAGGTCCGGCTACCGCTGACCATGATGTCGGCGTTCTGCACCTTCGCCGCCGACTACGAATGGTGCCAGGAACGTTCCGGCCTCTACGGCAAGAACATCCGGATCCGGAAGGCTCCGGTCGGCGTCGTCGCCGCGGTGGTGCCGTGGAACATGCCGCAATTCCTCACCGTCACCAAGGTGGCGCCGGCGCTGCTGGCCGGTTGTTCGGTGGTGCTCAAGCCCGCGCCCGAGTCGGCGCTCGACGCGCAGCTGCTCGCGGATCTGGTTGCGGCAGCCGATCTTCCGCCCGGTGTGTTCAACGTGCTGCCCGGGGGGCGTGAGGTCGGCGAGCTGCTGGTGCGGCATCCCGGCGTCGACAAGGTCTCGTTCACCGGTTCCACGGCGGCCGGCCGGCAGGTGGCCCTTGCCTGCGCCGACGGGCTCAAGCAGGTGAGCCTGGAACTGGGCGGCAAGTCGGCGGCCATCGTGCTCGACGACGCCGACGCCGCGGCCGCGGCGACCGGTATTCAGATGGCCAGCCTGGCCAACAGCGGACAGGTCTGCAATGCGCTGAGCCGGATCCTGGTGCCCGAGAAGCGCACGGACGAGTTCGTCGACGCGCTGGCCGCCGGGATGGCGTCGATGACCGTCGGCGACCCGGCCGATCCCAATACCCAGATCGGTCCGCTCGTGGCCCAGCGCCAGCAAGAGCGGGTTCGTGGGTACATCGAATCGGGCAAAAGCGAAGGGGCGCAGCTGGTTACCGGCGGCGCCGACATGCCCGACGGCCTCGACACCGGTTGGTATGTGCGCCCGACGCTGTTCAGCGACGCGACCAACGACATGCGCATCGCGCGCGAGGAGATCTTCGGCCCGGTGCTGACGGTCATTTCCTACCGCGACGAGGACGACGCGATCCGCATCGCCAACGACTCCGAGTACGGGCTGGCGGGATCGGTGTTCACCGCCGACGTCGAACGAGGCCACGGCGTCGCGGCCCGGGTCCGGTCGGGAACCTTCGGCGTCAACGAGGGCTACATCATGGATCCGGCAGCCCCGTTCGGCGGGGTCAAGAACAGCGGCTACGGGCGCGAGCTCGGAACCGAGGGAATCGACAGTTACACTGTGAGCCAATCGATTTCGACGGCGGCGAGCAGCTAG
- a CDS encoding SDR family NAD(P)-dependent oxidoreductase has product MSAKTAVVTGGASGIGRAVAERLRKDGFQAAVLDLTPTDDGFGHIADVTDRAQVDAAMSAIRDALGPILVLVNAAGVEGFKKFLSMSFEEWSKVIDVNLNGVFNTIQAALPDMVEAGWGRIVNISSSSTHSGQPFMAHYVAAKSAVNGLTKSLALEYGPSGITVNAVPPGFVDTPMLRSAESRHLLGGTVEDHIARTPVRRVGRPEDIAAACAFFVSEEAGYITGQILGVNGGRNT; this is encoded by the coding sequence TTGAGCGCGAAGACAGCGGTTGTGACGGGTGGTGCCTCGGGAATCGGCCGTGCCGTCGCCGAGAGGTTGCGCAAGGACGGATTTCAGGCGGCCGTCCTCGATCTCACGCCCACCGACGACGGGTTCGGCCACATCGCCGACGTCACCGATCGTGCGCAAGTCGACGCCGCGATGTCGGCGATCCGCGACGCGCTCGGCCCGATCCTGGTGCTGGTCAACGCCGCCGGAGTGGAGGGCTTCAAGAAGTTCTTGAGCATGTCCTTCGAGGAATGGTCGAAGGTGATCGACGTGAACCTGAACGGGGTGTTCAACACCATCCAGGCCGCGCTGCCCGACATGGTCGAGGCGGGCTGGGGACGCATCGTCAACATCTCGTCGTCCAGCACGCATTCCGGCCAACCGTTCATGGCCCACTACGTGGCGGCGAAGTCGGCGGTCAACGGACTGACCAAGTCGCTCGCCCTCGAATACGGCCCGAGCGGGATCACCGTCAACGCGGTGCCGCCGGGATTCGTCGACACTCCGATGCTGCGCAGCGCCGAGAGTCGGCACTTGCTCGGCGGAACCGTGGAGGACCACATCGCTCGCACGCCGGTTCGCCGGGTGGGCAGGCCCGAGGACATCGCCGCCGCGTGTGCGTTCTTCGTCTCCGAGGAGGCCGGCTACATCACCGGACAGATTCTCGGCGTGAACGGCGGCCGCAACACTTGA
- a CDS encoding aromatic ring-hydroxylating oxygenase subunit alpha, protein MTSIQQRLSTGRGKFTTDYPELGTGPVNYEDSISEEFFTAERKAVFERNWLCVGRIERLPRKGSYFTRDLPGRLASIVIARDLNDTVHAFHNVCAHRGNKVVWQEHPGKESSGTCRAFSCKYHGWRYGLDGKVNHITNEEEFFDLDKSSLGMPPVHCEVWAGFIFVNLAQDPLPLRSFLGDGLLSIESYPFEKMTQRYGFATRIKGNWKLAVDSVCEWYHPPYVHGRFIDPDVSKAEKMVPPVDSYHYELFRPHMLTSVPGPPPLPPRDPGTAGPARQDQRWVYKLFRAGLFGPDDFPDIGLDNDGADFLNRGNIASWGNDQFWVFPNISIQIWARGYYITYTYWPETVDSHIYEIDMYFVPPENARDRLAQELVVDSTIEFAMQDVNTIEATHSALKTRAQNTFHLSDQELLIRQFHTVIRDTVDAYRSGESS, encoded by the coding sequence GTGACCAGCATCCAACAACGACTCTCCACCGGGCGTGGCAAGTTCACCACCGACTACCCCGAATTGGGAACCGGCCCGGTCAACTACGAGGACTCGATCTCCGAAGAGTTCTTCACCGCCGAACGCAAGGCCGTCTTCGAGCGAAACTGGTTGTGCGTCGGCCGCATTGAACGCCTGCCTCGCAAGGGCTCGTATTTCACTCGCGACCTGCCCGGCCGCCTCGCCTCGATCGTGATCGCGCGCGACCTGAACGACACCGTGCATGCGTTCCACAACGTGTGCGCCCACCGCGGCAACAAGGTCGTCTGGCAGGAACACCCCGGCAAGGAATCGTCCGGCACCTGTCGCGCGTTCTCCTGCAAGTACCACGGATGGCGCTACGGCCTGGACGGCAAGGTCAACCACATCACCAACGAGGAGGAATTCTTCGACCTCGACAAGAGCAGCCTGGGCATGCCGCCGGTGCACTGCGAGGTGTGGGCGGGTTTCATCTTCGTCAACCTCGCGCAGGATCCGTTGCCGCTGCGCAGTTTCCTGGGCGACGGCCTGTTGAGCATCGAGTCGTATCCGTTCGAGAAGATGACGCAGCGTTACGGGTTCGCTACCCGGATCAAGGGCAACTGGAAGTTGGCCGTCGACTCGGTGTGCGAGTGGTATCACCCGCCGTACGTGCATGGCCGCTTCATCGATCCCGACGTTTCCAAAGCCGAGAAGATGGTGCCGCCCGTCGACTCCTACCACTACGAACTGTTCCGGCCGCACATGCTGACCTCGGTGCCCGGGCCGCCGCCGCTGCCACCGCGCGACCCAGGCACCGCGGGACCGGCCCGCCAAGACCAGCGTTGGGTTTACAAGCTGTTTCGCGCCGGGCTTTTCGGTCCCGACGATTTTCCCGACATCGGGCTGGATAACGACGGTGCCGATTTCCTCAACCGCGGCAACATCGCGTCCTGGGGTAACGACCAATTCTGGGTCTTTCCGAACATTTCGATCCAGATCTGGGCGCGCGGCTACTACATCACCTACACGTACTGGCCGGAGACGGTCGATTCGCACATCTACGAGATCGACATGTATTTCGTCCCACCGGAAAACGCGCGGGACCGGCTGGCCCAGGAATTGGTGGTCGACAGCACGATCGAGTTCGCGATGCAGGATGTGAACACCATCGAAGCGACGCACTCCGCGCTGAAGACGCGGGCGCAGAACACCTTTCACTTGTCCGACCAGGAGCTGCTCATCCGCCAGTTTCACACGGTCATCCGTGACACGGTCGACGCCTACCGATCCGGGGAGTCGTCATGA